Proteins encoded in a region of the Streptomyces sp. NBC_00310 genome:
- a CDS encoding PP2C family protein-serine/threonine phosphatase, whose amino-acid sequence MREPHIDYAEVFRALPGMVALLTPDLVYADANEDFLRLAGRSREQLLGRYIFDVFPENPNEPAAAGLRETEASMLRAVATGERDTMALIRYDIEDPQRPGHWQEHYWSPVNAPVLGPDGKVALIVHRVEEVTELIRARGGPGGDSRARVLEAELYTRARELQEVNERLRTAHAHEREVALALQAAMLPPPGPIGAHDAAVRYRPAIGALNVCGDWYDLVGLPGQGLAVAVGDVVGHGLAAACAMGQLRSALSGATRVADGPAEALEALDLYARSVDGAESTTVVTTFIDWDRHTITYSCAGHPPPALVHPDGTVTFLDGATDPPLAARPTHVARPQARMPFVDDSTLVLYTDGLIERRTEGIDTGLRRLADSLAHHRKHDPETLADALLADLLPPAGTTDDTALIVLRL is encoded by the coding sequence ATGAGGGAACCGCATATCGACTATGCGGAGGTCTTCCGGGCCCTGCCCGGCATGGTGGCGCTGCTCACGCCCGATCTGGTGTACGCCGATGCCAACGAGGACTTCCTGCGGCTGGCGGGGCGCAGCCGCGAGCAGCTGCTGGGCCGCTACATCTTCGACGTCTTCCCGGAGAACCCGAACGAACCGGCCGCGGCCGGCCTGCGGGAGACGGAGGCGTCGATGCTGCGCGCGGTGGCCACCGGTGAGCGCGACACGATGGCGCTGATCCGCTACGACATCGAGGACCCGCAGCGGCCCGGCCACTGGCAGGAGCACTACTGGAGCCCGGTCAACGCCCCCGTCCTCGGCCCCGACGGGAAGGTGGCTCTGATCGTCCACCGGGTGGAGGAGGTCACCGAACTCATCCGCGCCCGGGGCGGCCCGGGCGGCGACAGCCGGGCCCGGGTGCTGGAGGCCGAGCTGTACACCCGTGCCCGGGAGTTGCAGGAGGTCAACGAGCGACTGCGGACGGCTCACGCCCACGAGCGCGAGGTGGCCCTGGCCCTGCAGGCGGCGATGCTGCCCCCGCCCGGTCCGATCGGGGCGCACGACGCGGCCGTGCGCTACCGGCCGGCCATCGGCGCGCTGAACGTGTGCGGCGACTGGTACGACCTGGTCGGCCTGCCCGGCCAGGGCCTCGCGGTGGCCGTCGGCGACGTCGTCGGCCACGGCCTGGCGGCCGCCTGCGCGATGGGGCAGCTGCGCAGCGCCCTGAGCGGGGCGACCCGTGTGGCCGACGGTCCGGCCGAGGCGCTGGAGGCTCTCGACCTCTACGCCCGCTCCGTCGACGGCGCCGAGTCGACCACCGTCGTGACGACCTTCATCGACTGGGACAGGCACACCATCACCTACAGCTGCGCGGGCCACCCGCCGCCCGCCCTGGTGCACCCCGACGGCACCGTCACCTTCCTCGACGGCGCCACCGATCCTCCGCTCGCCGCCCGGCCCACGCATGTCGCCCGGCCCCAGGCCCGTATGCCCTTCGTCGACGACTCCACCCTGGTGCTGTACACGGACGGGTTGATCGAGCGCCGTACCGAGGGCATCGACACGGGTCTGCGGCGCCTCGCCGACTCCCTGGCCCACCATCGCAAGCACGACCCCGAGACCCTGGCCGACGCCCTCCTCGCGGATCTCCTTCCGCCCGCCGGCACCACCGACGACACCGCGCTGATCGTTCTGCGTCTGTGA
- a CDS encoding substrate-binding domain-containing protein, which produces MHHHRKARSGTLKARYAATVLPAAVAALLTGCERGSSSDPEDAASGTSGCPAVQAEARSAVGRAERTDVPWNGPTSGPEAVTGRTIVYVAQTMTNPGVAGAADGVREAARVIGWNLRVIDGGGTPAGIQAAMNEAVTLRPSGIVIGGFDPGATSQQVVRAEQAGIPLIGWHAVAAPGPSRRPALFTNVTTQVEDVARISARWVISTSDGDAGVVIFTDASIPFAKNKSDLIREELATCEGVKLLAYENIPISDASSRTPREVSSLLSRFQSDWTHSVAINDLYFADAAPAFRAAGKDGSGPPFNIGAGDGDPSAFQRVNSDQYQAATVPEPLLLQGWQIVDEFNRAFSDRPASGYVAPVHISTADNSDGATSWNPSGYREGYRKIWGR; this is translated from the coding sequence GTGCACCACCACCGCAAGGCCCGCTCCGGCACACTCAAGGCCCGGTACGCGGCGACCGTCCTGCCGGCCGCTGTCGCCGCCCTGCTCACCGGCTGCGAACGAGGATCGTCGAGCGACCCGGAAGACGCCGCCTCGGGCACGAGCGGCTGCCCCGCGGTCCAGGCCGAGGCCCGCTCCGCCGTCGGCCGGGCGGAGCGGACCGACGTCCCCTGGAACGGCCCGACCAGCGGACCCGAGGCCGTCACCGGCAGAACCATCGTCTATGTCGCCCAGACCATGACCAACCCCGGAGTCGCGGGCGCCGCCGACGGAGTCCGTGAAGCCGCGCGGGTCATCGGCTGGAACCTCCGGGTGATCGACGGCGGAGGCACCCCCGCCGGTATCCAGGCCGCGATGAACGAGGCCGTGACGCTCCGCCCCTCGGGCATCGTCATCGGCGGCTTCGACCCCGGGGCGACCTCGCAGCAGGTCGTGCGGGCCGAGCAGGCGGGCATCCCCCTCATCGGCTGGCACGCGGTCGCCGCACCGGGCCCCAGCCGACGCCCCGCCCTGTTCACCAACGTCACCACCCAGGTCGAGGACGTGGCCCGGATCAGCGCGCGATGGGTCATCTCGACCTCCGACGGCGACGCCGGAGTCGTGATCTTCACCGACGCCTCGATCCCCTTCGCCAAGAACAAGTCCGACCTGATCAGGGAGGAACTCGCCACCTGCGAGGGGGTGAAACTCCTGGCGTACGAGAACATCCCGATCTCCGACGCGAGCAGCCGCACACCCCGCGAGGTCTCCTCGCTGCTCTCCCGCTTCCAGAGCGACTGGACGCACTCCGTCGCCATCAACGACCTGTACTTCGCCGACGCCGCCCCCGCCTTCCGCGCGGCCGGCAAGGACGGCTCCGGCCCGCCCTTCAACATCGGCGCCGGGGACGGCGACCCCTCCGCCTTCCAGCGCGTCAACAGCGACCAGTACCAGGCGGCCACCGTCCCCGAACCGCTCCTGCTGCAGGGCTGGCAGATCGTCGACGAGTTCAACCGCGCCTTCTCCGACCGCCCCGCCAGCGGCTACGTGGCGCCCGTCCACATCAGTACGGCCGACAACAGCGACGGCGCCACGAGCTGGAACCCGTCGGGCTACCGGGAGGGGTACCGGAAGATCTGGGGCAGGTGA
- a CDS encoding ABC transporter permease, with amino-acid sequence MTAPPSPSPPRPRRPRPPSRLGSRGGRGGHLIGAYGLLVLTALLVLVFSLALPRTFPTLDTVDSILSSQSIPAVLALAAMVPIVTGAFDLSIGYGLGLAHVMVLYLVVDADWPWPTACLAVIVGGTVVGVLNGVIVEFGRIDSFIATLGTGSMMFAVTGWITDGGRIVPGPQGLPPAFTDLYTSTFLGLPVPAFYVLALAAVLWLVLERLPIGRYLYVVGSNPRAADLVGIPVRKYTVCAFAASGLIVGCAGVLLAAQQQIGNPSVGLDYLLPAFVGALLGSTAIKPGRPNPLGTLVAVAVLAVGLTGIAQMGADFWTVPLFHGATLLLAVGLAGYAARRRTRTGVFAARDAPTATPERPSSPPPGGGPTDRGP; translated from the coding sequence GTGACGGCCCCGCCCTCGCCGTCCCCACCGCGCCCGCGTCGACCGCGCCCGCCGAGCCGGCTCGGCTCCCGTGGCGGCCGCGGCGGGCACCTCATCGGCGCCTACGGCCTCCTCGTCCTCACCGCCCTGCTCGTCCTGGTCTTCTCCCTGGCCCTGCCACGCACCTTCCCCACCCTGGACACCGTCGACTCGATCCTCTCCAGCCAGTCGATCCCGGCCGTCCTCGCGCTCGCCGCCATGGTCCCGATCGTGACCGGTGCCTTCGATCTCTCCATCGGCTACGGCCTGGGCCTGGCGCACGTCATGGTGCTGTACCTCGTCGTCGACGCCGACTGGCCCTGGCCGACGGCCTGTCTCGCCGTGATCGTCGGAGGGACGGTCGTGGGCGTCCTCAACGGGGTCATCGTCGAGTTCGGCCGGATCGACTCCTTCATCGCCACGCTCGGCACCGGCAGCATGATGTTCGCCGTGACCGGCTGGATCACCGACGGCGGCCGGATCGTCCCCGGCCCGCAGGGACTCCCGCCCGCCTTCACCGACCTGTACACCTCCACGTTCCTCGGCCTCCCGGTCCCCGCCTTCTACGTGCTGGCGCTCGCGGCCGTCCTCTGGCTGGTGCTGGAGCGGCTGCCGATCGGCCGGTATCTGTACGTCGTCGGATCCAACCCGCGCGCCGCCGACCTCGTCGGCATCCCCGTCCGCAAGTACACCGTCTGCGCCTTCGCCGCGTCGGGCCTGATCGTCGGCTGTGCCGGGGTGCTGCTCGCGGCCCAGCAGCAGATCGGCAATCCGAGCGTGGGCCTCGACTATCTGCTGCCCGCCTTCGTCGGGGCCCTCCTCGGCTCCACCGCGATCAAACCCGGCCGCCCCAACCCCCTGGGCACCCTCGTCGCCGTCGCCGTCCTCGCCGTCGGCCTCACCGGCATCGCCCAGATGGGTGCCGACTTCTGGACGGTGCCCCTCTTCCACGGCGCCACCCTGCTCCTCGCCGTCGGGCTGGCCGGATACGCCGCCCGCCGCCGGACCCGCACCGGCGTCTTCGCGGCCCGCGACGCGCCCACCGCGACCCCGGAGCGCCCGTCCTCACCGCCGCCGGGCGGTGGCCCGACGGACCGCGGTCCGTGA
- a CDS encoding sugar ABC transporter ATP-binding protein, with translation MHDAHDISAQPAPPSGPEPLVRVRGLTKRFGGTLALAGVDLDVHAGSVLALLGPNGAGKSTLIKILAGVHHADSGRVTVDGHPLGTHAASRRMSFIHQDLGLVEWMTVAENIALSTGYARRAGLISWRRTRDRCTEALALVGGRLDPDAPIAHLAPAERSLVAIARALATRAKLIVLDEPTARLPAADCARLFRVLHTLRDRGHGILYVSHRLDEVYEVADTFAVLRDGRLVSHGSTAGHSPLRLVRDITGEEPAGHRPGTAPAGGPAVLSLDGVRTSGAGPVDLELRAGEALGMVGLSGAGHLDLGRALAGARPLLGGRVLLDGGPYRPRTVADAVARGVAFVPGDRQREGCLAELTVRENLLANPHAGDGPTPRWIGPRRERAEAAALIERFSVRPRDSEAAIATLSGGNQQKVMIGRWLRTGLRVLILEEPTASVDVGAKAAIHRLLDEALAAGLAVLLLSTDFEEVAGVCGRALVFVRGVVTAELSGPALTVAGLTRAASALPPAGTATNP, from the coding sequence GTGCACGACGCTCACGACATCTCTGCGCAGCCGGCCCCGCCCAGCGGGCCGGAACCGCTGGTCCGTGTCCGCGGCCTCACCAAACGATTCGGTGGCACCCTCGCACTGGCCGGGGTCGACCTCGACGTCCACGCGGGCAGCGTTCTCGCGCTCCTCGGCCCCAACGGAGCCGGAAAGTCCACCCTCATCAAGATCCTCGCCGGCGTCCACCACGCCGACTCGGGCCGGGTCACCGTGGACGGGCATCCGCTGGGAACCCACGCCGCCTCCCGCCGGATGTCCTTCATCCACCAGGATCTCGGCCTCGTGGAATGGATGACGGTCGCCGAGAACATCGCGCTGAGCACCGGGTACGCGCGCCGCGCCGGACTGATCTCCTGGCGGCGCACCCGGGACCGCTGCACCGAGGCCCTGGCGCTCGTCGGCGGCCGGCTCGACCCCGACGCGCCGATCGCCCACCTCGCTCCCGCCGAGCGGTCCCTGGTCGCCATCGCCCGCGCCCTGGCCACCCGGGCGAAGCTCATCGTCCTCGACGAACCGACCGCCCGCCTGCCCGCCGCGGACTGCGCCCGCCTCTTCCGCGTCCTGCACACCCTGCGCGACCGGGGCCACGGCATCCTCTACGTCAGCCACCGCCTCGACGAGGTGTACGAGGTCGCCGACACCTTCGCCGTGCTGCGCGACGGCCGTCTCGTCAGTCACGGTTCGACGGCGGGCCACAGCCCCCTGCGCCTGGTGCGCGACATCACCGGAGAGGAACCGGCCGGCCACCGACCCGGCACGGCACCGGCCGGCGGCCCGGCGGTCCTGTCCCTGGACGGCGTACGGACCTCCGGCGCGGGACCGGTCGACCTGGAGCTGCGCGCCGGAGAGGCCCTCGGCATGGTCGGTCTCTCGGGCGCCGGCCACCTGGACCTCGGCCGGGCCCTCGCGGGGGCCCGCCCCCTCCTCGGCGGACGGGTCCTGCTCGACGGCGGCCCGTATCGGCCCCGTACCGTCGCCGACGCCGTCGCGCGCGGTGTCGCCTTCGTGCCCGGCGACCGACAGCGCGAGGGGTGCCTCGCCGAACTGACCGTGCGGGAGAACCTCCTGGCCAACCCCCACGCCGGAGACGGGCCGACGCCGCGCTGGATCGGCCCCCGCCGTGAACGCGCCGAGGCCGCCGCCCTGATCGAACGGTTCTCGGTGCGGCCCCGTGACAGCGAGGCGGCCATCGCCACCCTGTCCGGCGGGAACCAGCAGAAGGTCATGATCGGCCGCTGGCTCCGGACCGGGCTGCGCGTGCTGATCCTGGAGGAGCCGACGGCGAGCGTGGACGTCGGCGCCAAGGCCGCCATCCACCGCCTGCTCGACGAGGCGTTGGCCGCAGGCCTCGCGGTCCTCCTCCTCTCCACCGACTTCGAGGAGGTCGCGGGGGTGTGCGGGCGTGCCCTGGTCTTCGTCCGGGGAGTCGTGACGGCCGAGCTGAGCGGTCCGGCCCTCACGGTCGCGGGACTGACCCGGGCGGCCTCGGCCCTGCCCCCCGCCGGAACCGCGACGAACCCGTGA
- a CDS encoding SpoIIE family protein phosphatase encodes MVRSDGEPVLTGRATDGTGPTLSRERFLQGESVERGVRASILNSWQRCRSLGLSPDSSDLPFRDDFDPDGRVSRAAAPVLDRLESRFAGSAMNISVADANGTVLLRRFGQASLARALPDIQTVPGFVFAERFAGTNGIGLALAERRLIRVYGAEHFAERSQASACRALPVRDLLSGRIEGVLCFGYPRGFENPALDGVIRRAAAAIERRLLAQSSTRERSLLRAYRDAGAEAGAGPHLGVGVDELVLGLHPVDRATLLEKAAELISRAQRAAVEVPLTDGRRVTLVSRPMTSASGVEGIAVEAVLPDSARLRTLAAPHQVEPVLSLPAGSVRPGPPAGTPTARLLRGAPLTAATRPLSAVPVPGHRRDAAPPGRITAGVDVVMADGRTAEGLLPPAEGVPPAADGSPSPAHGVPPAADGSPSPAHGVPPTADGLPGGRPGTPAPERGLLMVGEPHVGGYALAARRRLELLSEASARIGTTLDVRRTARELAETVVPRLADFVTIDLAEPVLRGEEAADARSDLRRTVVHGIRDDLPFSPVGKQVDYGPTVPQLRCLTSGEAVLEPDLKTAAGWLAQDPEHTDRLLSHVHSLIAVPLVARGVVLGVAAFYRAQDPAPFGDDDRSLAQELATRAALSIDNARRYTRERTMVLALQRSLLPQGLPDQDAVEVAHRYLPAESDVGGDWYDVIPLSGTRVGLFVGDVVGHGMLSAATMGRVRTAARSFAELDFPPDEVLTHLDNLVGRLDREDPVSDGGGIIGATCLYAVYDPTTQQCTLARAGHPPPALVQPDGTVSFPELPAGPPLGLGGLPFEAVDIHLPEGSRLVLYTDGLIEDRDRDVDVVLDQLRAALAHPEHTPEETCQVVLDTVASPHPGDDIALLVARTHAFDPRRIATWELPADPARVSEVRAAALRRLADWGLDEAVFAAELVLSELVTNAVRHGTGPIRVRLLRDRSLICEVSDTSSTAPHLRRAATTDEGGRGLFLVAQLSRSWGTRYTPEGKVIWAECGLDGG; translated from the coding sequence GTGGTGCGGTCCGACGGCGAGCCGGTACTCACGGGACGTGCGACAGACGGCACGGGCCCCACCCTGTCGCGTGAGCGGTTTCTGCAGGGTGAGTCAGTGGAGAGGGGCGTCCGCGCGTCGATCCTGAACTCCTGGCAGCGGTGCCGGTCCCTGGGGCTCTCGCCGGACAGCTCCGACCTCCCCTTCCGGGACGACTTCGACCCGGACGGCCGGGTCTCCCGCGCGGCCGCGCCGGTGCTCGACCGACTGGAGTCCAGGTTCGCCGGCAGCGCGATGAACATCTCCGTCGCCGACGCGAACGGCACGGTCCTCCTGCGCCGCTTCGGCCAGGCGTCGCTGGCCCGAGCGCTCCCGGACATCCAGACCGTCCCCGGATTCGTGTTCGCCGAGCGGTTCGCCGGTACCAACGGCATCGGTCTCGCCCTGGCGGAACGGCGGCTCATCCGGGTCTACGGCGCCGAGCACTTCGCCGAACGCTCCCAGGCCAGCGCCTGCCGCGCGCTTCCCGTGCGCGACCTGCTCAGCGGCCGTATCGAGGGCGTCCTGTGCTTCGGATATCCGCGTGGTTTCGAGAACCCGGCGCTGGACGGCGTGATCCGCCGGGCGGCCGCGGCCATCGAGCGGCGGCTGCTGGCGCAGAGCTCCACGCGTGAGCGTTCCCTGCTGCGGGCGTACCGGGACGCCGGGGCCGAGGCGGGAGCGGGGCCGCACCTCGGCGTCGGCGTCGACGAACTGGTCCTCGGGCTGCACCCCGTCGACCGGGCGACCCTCCTGGAGAAGGCCGCCGAGCTGATCTCCCGCGCGCAGCGGGCCGCCGTCGAGGTGCCCCTGACGGACGGCAGGCGCGTCACACTCGTGAGCCGACCGATGACCAGCGCCTCCGGGGTGGAAGGTATCGCCGTCGAGGCCGTCCTTCCCGACTCCGCACGGCTGCGGACCCTCGCCGCCCCCCACCAGGTCGAGCCGGTGCTGAGCCTCCCCGCCGGGTCCGTCCGGCCCGGCCCGCCCGCCGGAACCCCGACCGCGCGGCTCTTGCGGGGCGCCCCTCTCACCGCGGCGACCCGCCCGCTCTCCGCAGTCCCGGTGCCCGGTCACCGGCGCGACGCCGCACCACCCGGCAGGATCACCGCGGGTGTCGACGTCGTCATGGCCGACGGTCGCACCGCCGAAGGCCTTCTGCCCCCTGCCGAAGGCGTCCCGCCGGCTGCCGATGGCTCCCCGTCCCCCGCTCATGGCGTGCCGCCGGCTGCCGATGGCTCTCCGTCCCCCGCTCATGGCGTCCCGCCCACCGCCGACGGTCTCCCCGGCGGCCGTCCCGGTACCCCGGCCCCCGAGAGAGGTCTCCTGATGGTGGGGGAGCCCCACGTCGGTGGCTACGCCCTGGCCGCGCGCCGTCGGCTGGAGCTGCTGTCCGAGGCCAGCGCCCGTATCGGAACCACCCTGGACGTGCGCCGCACCGCCCGGGAACTCGCCGAGACGGTCGTCCCACGCCTCGCCGACTTCGTCACCATCGACCTCGCCGAGCCCGTGCTGCGCGGAGAGGAGGCCGCGGACGCCCGCAGCGACCTGCGGCGCACGGTGGTCCACGGCATCCGCGACGACCTCCCCTTCAGCCCGGTCGGCAAGCAGGTCGACTACGGCCCGACCGTCCCGCAGCTGCGCTGTCTGACCAGCGGGGAGGCGGTGCTGGAACCGGACCTGAAGACGGCCGCGGGCTGGCTCGCGCAGGACCCCGAGCACACCGACCGGCTGCTGAGCCACGTCCACTCCCTCATCGCGGTCCCCCTGGTCGCCCGCGGCGTCGTCCTGGGCGTCGCCGCCTTCTACCGCGCGCAGGACCCGGCGCCCTTCGGCGACGACGACCGCTCGCTGGCCCAGGAACTCGCCACCCGCGCCGCCCTGTCCATCGACAACGCCCGGCGCTACACCCGCGAACGCACCATGGTCCTGGCCCTGCAGCGCAGCCTCCTCCCGCAGGGGCTCCCCGACCAGGACGCCGTCGAGGTCGCCCATCGCTATCTGCCCGCGGAATCCGACGTCGGCGGCGACTGGTACGACGTCATCCCGCTCTCCGGCACCCGTGTCGGCCTCTTCGTCGGCGACGTCGTCGGCCACGGCATGCTCTCCGCCGCGACCATGGGCCGGGTGCGCACGGCCGCCCGCAGCTTCGCCGAACTCGACTTCCCCCCGGACGAGGTCCTCACCCACCTCGACAACCTCGTGGGCCGACTGGACCGGGAGGACCCCGTCTCCGACGGCGGCGGCATCATCGGCGCGACCTGTCTGTACGCCGTCTACGACCCGACCACGCAGCAGTGCACCCTGGCCCGCGCCGGCCACCCGCCGCCCGCCCTGGTCCAGCCCGACGGCACCGTGTCGTTCCCCGAACTGCCTGCCGGGCCTCCCCTCGGCCTCGGGGGACTGCCCTTCGAAGCCGTCGACATCCACCTGCCCGAGGGCAGTCGGCTGGTCCTCTACACCGACGGACTCATCGAGGACCGCGACCGCGACGTCGACGTCGTCCTCGACCAGTTGCGCGCGGCCCTGGCCCACCCCGAGCACACCCCGGAGGAGACCTGTCAGGTGGTCCTGGACACCGTGGCGTCCCCTCACCCGGGCGACGACATCGCCCTGCTCGTCGCCCGCACCCACGCCTTCGACCCGCGGCGGATCGCCACCTGGGAGCTGCCCGCCGACCCGGCCCGCGTCAGCGAGGTCCGCGCCGCCGCCCTCCGGCGACTGGCCGACTGGGGTCTCGACGAGGCCGTGTTCGCCGCCGAGCTGGTGCTCAGCGAGCTGGTCACCAACGCCGTCCGCCACGGCACCGGGCCCATCCGGGTACGGCTGCTCCGCGACCGCTCCCTGATCTGCGAGGTCTCCGACACCAGCAGCACCGCCCCGCACCTGCGCCGGGCGGCCACCACCGACGAGGGCGGACGGGGTCTGTTCCTCGTCGCCCAGCTGTCCCGGAGCTGGGGCACGCGCTACACCCCGGAGGGCAAGGTCATCTGGGCCGAATGCGGGCTGGACGGCGGGTGA
- a CDS encoding cyclase family protein, with the protein MSSNPAAAPPPEPTSGSGSGPAVSRREFDGIFGTVRTWGRWGRADRGAWNRVTEDHVRRAVAGVRSGVVVPMALPWNTRPGPDNQKPALHHMTDLGDVESPEPTTHKDFIAADYHGKGVTHLDALSHIAYRGLLYDGRPAREAVDAGGARFGAVSELGPLVTRGVLLDLPAVLRVPWLEPGRAVRAGDVVAAEEALGVTIGEGDAVLLRSGHVRRRRELGAWDPGVASAGFHVDAVPLLAERGIALLGGDGDSDVRPSPVEGVHSPVHALAVAAMGVPLLDNLDLEALADATAEAGRYEFLLVVAPLNVPGGTGSPVNPVAVL; encoded by the coding sequence ATGAGTTCGAACCCCGCCGCAGCGCCGCCTCCCGAGCCGACCTCCGGGAGCGGCAGCGGACCCGCCGTCTCCCGTCGGGAGTTCGACGGGATCTTCGGGACGGTCCGTACATGGGGGCGCTGGGGCAGGGCCGATCGCGGGGCCTGGAACCGGGTGACCGAGGATCATGTGCGGCGGGCCGTGGCCGGAGTGCGGTCCGGCGTGGTCGTCCCGATGGCGCTGCCCTGGAACACCCGGCCCGGCCCGGACAACCAGAAGCCGGCTCTGCACCACATGACCGATCTCGGCGATGTGGAGAGCCCGGAGCCCACGACCCACAAGGATTTCATCGCCGCCGACTACCACGGCAAGGGCGTCACGCATCTCGACGCGCTGAGCCACATCGCCTACCGGGGGCTGCTCTACGACGGCCGCCCGGCCCGCGAGGCCGTCGACGCGGGGGGCGCCCGGTTCGGCGCGGTGTCGGAGCTCGGGCCCCTCGTCACGAGGGGGGTGCTCCTCGACCTCCCCGCCGTCCTCCGCGTCCCGTGGCTGGAGCCGGGGCGGGCGGTGCGCGCCGGGGACGTCGTCGCCGCGGAGGAGGCGCTCGGCGTGACGATCGGCGAGGGCGACGCGGTGCTGCTGCGCTCCGGTCACGTCCGCCGCCGTAGGGAACTCGGCGCCTGGGACCCCGGCGTGGCGAGCGCGGGGTTCCACGTGGACGCCGTACCCCTGCTGGCCGAACGGGGCATCGCGCTGCTCGGCGGCGACGGCGACAGCGATGTGCGGCCCTCGCCCGTGGAGGGTGTGCACTCCCCGGTGCACGCCCTGGCGGTGGCCGCGATGGGGGTGCCGCTGCTGGACAACCTCGACCTGGAAGCGCTGGCCGACGCGACCGCGGAGGCGGGGCGGTACGAGTTCCTGCTCGTCGTGGCCCCGCTGAACGTCCCGGGCGGGACGGGCTCACCCGTCAATCCGGTCGCGGTCCTGTGA